A genomic region of Exiguobacterium sp. Helios contains the following coding sequences:
- a CDS encoding nucleoside-diphosphate sugar epimerase/dehydratase encodes MKFYYYYRTLTLACIDAVALGVAMGFTYFFLYPKELFDLIDSKLLLQSAAVFALLFVTLAFLMKLYRVNWKYASIQEALTLSLSLGASSIGLMVYQKIVFGQVLERITILSFCISLLLLGAIRVALRLLGIGQHWRKYALPRKLVKSRKRTLVIGAGRAGRSLVRQLYVSPFHELKPVAFLDDDPKNMHFMIQGIEVVGTTANLKSVIEKHRIEAIVLAIPSLTQQRRVELITEAKTLCKNVQTLPMIEELITGKVSVSAIRDVSIEDLLGREPVELDISGIKSEIEGRTVLVTGAGGSIGSEICRQIIQFNPTTLVLLGHGENSIYLIERELRGLQFPINLVPIIADVQDRTRLEEVFATHKPQVVFHAAAHKHVPLMEANPYESVKNNVYGTKNVAEVADLFEAERFVMISTDKAVNPTNVMGSTKRIAEMVIQELGCRSKTKFAVVRFGNVLGSRGSVIPLFKSQILAGGPVTVTHPEMTRFFMTIPEASRLVIQAGILADGGEVFVLDMGEPVKIVDLAKNMIELSGFTEDEMPIVFSGIRPGEKMYEELLKDGEVDPEAIYPKIFVGRTRQKEPVIDILNIVDRHKNAPLQLRNILLDIANDVVVREENLV; translated from the coding sequence TTGAAATTCTACTATTATTACCGCACGTTGACCTTAGCCTGCATTGATGCCGTAGCCTTAGGGGTTGCGATGGGATTCACCTACTTCTTCTTATATCCCAAAGAACTGTTTGATTTGATTGATAGTAAACTATTGCTTCAATCAGCTGCTGTCTTTGCCTTGTTGTTCGTCACATTGGCTTTTTTAATGAAGTTGTATCGTGTCAACTGGAAGTATGCCAGTATCCAAGAGGCACTGACCTTGTCCTTGTCACTCGGTGCCAGTTCAATTGGACTGATGGTTTATCAAAAAATTGTGTTCGGACAAGTGCTTGAACGTATCACGATTCTTAGTTTTTGTATTTCATTATTATTGCTTGGAGCGATTCGTGTCGCTTTACGGTTACTTGGTATCGGACAACATTGGCGAAAATACGCATTACCAAGAAAATTGGTCAAGTCGCGTAAACGAACTCTTGTCATTGGAGCAGGTCGAGCTGGAAGGTCTTTAGTCCGCCAATTATACGTATCTCCGTTCCATGAGCTAAAGCCTGTTGCATTTTTGGATGATGATCCAAAAAATATGCATTTCATGATTCAAGGGATTGAAGTGGTTGGGACAACAGCGAACTTAAAGTCGGTCATCGAAAAGCACCGGATTGAAGCGATTGTGCTTGCAATTCCGTCATTAACGCAACAACGACGAGTCGAACTGATCACGGAAGCGAAAACGCTTTGTAAAAACGTTCAGACGTTGCCGATGATAGAAGAATTGATTACCGGGAAAGTTTCCGTCAGTGCAATCCGTGATGTTTCGATTGAAGATTTACTTGGTCGTGAACCGGTTGAACTCGATATTTCAGGGATTAAATCTGAAATTGAAGGACGAACGGTTCTTGTGACCGGAGCAGGCGGATCGATTGGATCAGAGATTTGCCGACAAATCATTCAATTTAATCCAACGACACTAGTATTGCTAGGGCATGGTGAAAACAGTATTTATCTGATTGAACGAGAGCTACGCGGACTTCAGTTTCCGATTAACTTAGTCCCGATCATTGCGGATGTCCAAGATCGCACGCGACTCGAAGAAGTGTTTGCGACACATAAACCACAGGTTGTTTTCCACGCAGCAGCACACAAACATGTCCCGTTAATGGAAGCCAACCCGTACGAATCAGTTAAAAACAATGTGTACGGGACAAAAAATGTTGCCGAAGTAGCAGACTTATTCGAAGCAGAACGTTTTGTAATGATTTCAACCGATAAAGCCGTAAATCCAACAAACGTCATGGGATCAACAAAACGGATTGCGGAAATGGTTATTCAAGAACTGGGATGTCGTAGCAAAACAAAATTCGCTGTCGTACGTTTCGGAAATGTACTGGGTAGTCGTGGCTCAGTCATTCCATTGTTTAAATCGCAAATTTTAGCAGGGGGACCAGTTACGGTCACACATCCGGAAATGACGCGCTTCTTTATGACGATTCCAGAAGCAAGTCGGTTAGTCATTCAAGCCGGTATTTTAGCGGATGGTGGAGAAGTATTTGTTCTTGATATGGGGGAACCGGTCAAAATCGTGGATCTTGCAAAAAATATGATTGAACTGAGTGGTTTTACAGAAGATGAGATGCCAATCGTATTCTCGGGGATTCGCCCGGGTGAGAAAATGTATGAAGAACTACTGAAGGATGGTGAAGTGGATCCAGAAGCGATTTATCCGAAGATTTTTGTCGGACGAACACG
- the galU gene encoding UTP--glucose-1-phosphate uridylyltransferase GalU: MTRVKKAVIPAAGLGTRFLPATKAMPKEMLPIVDKPTIQYIIEEAIESGIEDILIITGKGKRAIEDHFDSVPELEANLIAKNKSELLHLVEATTNINIHFIRQSKPKGLGDAILQAKAFIGNEPFVVMLGDDIVQADVPCTRQLIEQYEITNSSIIGVQPVADKDTHRYGIVDPSTSISENLHKVKSFVEKPAPGTAPSNLAILGRYLLTPEIFKYLETQEVGSGGEIQLTDAITRLNEMQRVFAYEFDGKRYDVGEKLGFIQTTLEFALKRDDLGDDVAKMMADLLAERAKASSLV, encoded by the coding sequence ATGACTCGTGTCAAAAAGGCTGTTATTCCAGCTGCTGGGCTCGGCACACGTTTTTTACCGGCAACCAAAGCGATGCCGAAAGAAATGTTACCGATTGTCGATAAGCCGACGATTCAATATATCATCGAAGAAGCGATTGAATCGGGGATTGAAGATATTTTAATCATCACCGGTAAAGGGAAACGGGCGATTGAGGATCATTTTGATTCCGTTCCGGAACTGGAAGCGAACTTGATTGCGAAAAATAAGTCGGAGCTGTTGCATCTCGTCGAAGCGACAACGAACATCAATATCCATTTTATCCGTCAATCGAAACCAAAAGGACTGGGTGACGCAATTTTACAGGCAAAAGCATTTATCGGTAATGAACCGTTCGTCGTCATGCTCGGGGATGATATCGTCCAAGCCGATGTTCCATGTACCCGGCAATTAATTGAACAGTATGAGATTACAAACAGTTCCATCATCGGCGTTCAACCTGTTGCGGATAAAGATACACACCGTTACGGTATTGTCGATCCAAGCACAAGCATCTCAGAGAACTTACATAAGGTGAAATCATTTGTTGAAAAACCGGCACCAGGAACAGCACCATCGAACTTAGCGATTTTAGGTCGTTATCTTCTGACACCGGAAATTTTTAAATACTTGGAAACACAGGAAGTCGGATCCGGCGGTGAGATTCAATTGACGGATGCAATTACACGACTCAATGAGATGCAACGGGTCTTTGCCTATGAATTCGACGGCAAGCGCTATGATGTCGGGGAAAAACTAGGATTTATTCAAACGACACTCGAGTTTGCCTTGAAACGGGATGATCTTGGAGACGACGTTGCTAAGATGATGGCAGACTTACTCGCAGAACGGGCGAAGGCATCTTCGTTAGTCTGA
- a CDS encoding S8 family peptidase, which yields MKKIIAGSLAASLFMGLSVNGEAVAQQKIAGTTQKTVSAKQINQAKTLPTFHGSYAGTPMKGRFDEDGFAIWYMDAKDFVQDGTHLEFELDWDVYGTMFTSKADIDAGRVYNRYFQRNDETMYFPLSWSGRQYLILEGYPGDRYSVPFSVSRYEPIDATSSSSVKTKASTTTALIIQTKAGMVRSSSLGAKSVEAFAPELRLEKLTYRSAAETKLAKQKFEQSSATAYVEYDTPIQAFGTDAFKHHQWSLLNTGQKKGLKGADIGLTAMQKRIAKKKQSTTLVAVIDSGINPSYADFAGKVRMDLGYDFVNRSKTAWDDYGHGSHVAGIIAAGSDNTYGMTGINAKASIIPIKVLDENGAGYTSDLVSGINHAVKKGAKVINLSLGGDTSSKAVESALAYAKSKNVLIVAASGNAGKKALSYPARSKYVLSVGATDRTDKKASFSNYGTGLDLVAPGVSIPSYLADGELAFASGTSMAAPHVAAVASVLYSFKPTIKSADVESILKKSAKDLGSKGYDTTYGSGRLNADRATSYIK from the coding sequence ATGAAAAAAATCATTGCAGGAAGTCTTGCCGCGAGTTTGTTCATGGGACTCAGCGTAAACGGGGAAGCCGTCGCGCAACAAAAAATTGCTGGTACAACACAAAAAACTGTCAGTGCAAAACAAATCAATCAAGCAAAAACGTTACCGACATTCCATGGCAGTTATGCCGGAACACCGATGAAAGGACGATTTGATGAAGACGGATTTGCTATCTGGTACATGGACGCCAAAGACTTTGTTCAGGACGGAACTCATCTTGAATTTGAACTGGATTGGGATGTCTACGGCACGATGTTTACGAGTAAGGCAGACATTGATGCGGGACGCGTCTACAATCGTTATTTCCAGCGTAACGACGAGACGATGTATTTCCCGCTCAGCTGGAGTGGACGGCAGTACTTGATTTTAGAAGGTTACCCGGGCGATAGATATTCCGTCCCGTTCAGTGTCTCGCGTTACGAACCGATTGATGCGACGAGCAGTTCCTCTGTTAAAACGAAAGCGAGTACGACAACGGCTCTTATCATCCAGACAAAAGCGGGTATGGTACGCAGCAGCAGTCTTGGTGCCAAGTCTGTCGAAGCTTTTGCTCCGGAATTGCGTTTAGAAAAATTGACGTATCGTTCAGCGGCGGAAACGAAATTAGCGAAACAAAAGTTTGAGCAGTCGAGTGCGACGGCCTACGTCGAATATGATACGCCGATTCAAGCGTTCGGAACGGACGCTTTCAAGCATCATCAATGGTCGCTCCTGAACACCGGTCAGAAAAAAGGGTTGAAAGGAGCGGATATCGGTCTGACGGCGATGCAGAAACGGATTGCGAAGAAAAAACAGTCGACAACGCTCGTTGCGGTCATCGATTCCGGTATCAATCCGAGTTATGCCGATTTCGCCGGGAAAGTCCGGATGGATCTTGGTTATGATTTCGTCAACCGTTCGAAGACGGCGTGGGATGATTACGGGCATGGGTCGCATGTCGCCGGTATCATTGCAGCCGGAAGTGACAATACGTATGGGATGACAGGGATTAATGCCAAAGCCTCGATTATTCCGATCAAGGTCCTCGATGAGAACGGTGCCGGCTATACGTCGGACTTGGTCAGTGGAATCAATCATGCGGTGAAAAAAGGTGCCAAAGTCATTAACCTCAGTCTCGGTGGCGATACCTCTTCCAAGGCGGTCGAGTCGGCACTGGCTTATGCGAAAAGTAAAAACGTGTTGATTGTCGCCGCTTCCGGCAATGCTGGAAAAAAGGCATTGTCTTATCCGGCTCGTTCGAAATATGTACTGTCAGTCGGTGCGACCGACCGGACGGATAAAAAAGCGTCCTTCTCGAACTACGGAACGGGACTTGATCTCGTTGCACCCGGCGTCTCGATTCCGAGTTATCTCGCAGATGGAGAACTCGCCTTTGCGAGCGGAACTTCGATGGCAGCGCCGCATGTCGCGGCTGTCGCCAGTGTCTTGTACAGTTTCAAGCCGACGATCAAGTCAGCGGACGTCGAAAGTATCCTCAAAAAATCAGCGAAGGACCTCGGTTCGAAAGGATATGATACGACCTATGGTTCCGGTCGTCTGAATGCTGACCGGGCGACGAGTTACATTAAATGA
- a CDS encoding LCP family protein has protein sequence MERVKKRRKVKKRWTPLKVMLLIALVLVVGIGGFIGYTYYQVDQTVKKIQSPIKNTGDEVVEKQKPVSVLLLGVDRRKGETNGRSDSIMIMTLNPTQNESRLISIPRDTKVEIVGKGKNDKINHAYSFGGPEMAIKTVEKFLDIPINYYVEINMEGFTSLVDAVGGVTVNNDLDFKVGDKQFTVGKINLNGDEALKYTRMRYEDPRGDFGRQMRQRQVIEQVVAKLSSDVSVSKFNAIMDVVGKNAQTNVSFKPMRTLAFDYMDAFKNQKNLKLEGTGGKEADGIYYWHPTDDSLAQTKTALRYSLGLE, from the coding sequence GTGGAACGTGTCAAAAAAAGAAGGAAAGTCAAAAAGCGCTGGACGCCGTTAAAGGTTATGCTGTTAATCGCTCTAGTACTGGTCGTCGGAATCGGAGGGTTTATCGGCTACACGTATTATCAGGTTGATCAAACCGTCAAAAAGATCCAGTCGCCAATCAAAAATACGGGTGACGAAGTCGTCGAGAAACAAAAACCGGTGTCTGTTTTATTGCTGGGTGTCGATCGTCGTAAAGGCGAAACAAACGGGCGAAGCGACTCGATTATGATCATGACGCTCAACCCGACACAAAACGAAAGTCGTTTGATCAGTATCCCACGCGATACGAAAGTTGAGATCGTCGGTAAGGGGAAAAATGATAAAATCAACCATGCCTATTCGTTTGGTGGACCGGAAATGGCGATTAAAACCGTCGAGAAGTTTCTCGATATTCCAATCAACTACTATGTAGAAATCAATATGGAAGGATTCACCTCACTCGTTGATGCGGTTGGTGGAGTGACTGTTAATAACGATCTAGATTTCAAAGTCGGCGATAAACAGTTCACGGTCGGAAAAATTAACTTAAACGGTGATGAAGCCTTAAAGTATACACGGATGCGTTATGAAGATCCGCGTGGTGACTTCGGTCGTCAAATGCGTCAACGCCAAGTCATCGAACAAGTTGTCGCTAAATTATCATCGGATGTTTCCGTCAGTAAGTTCAATGCGATCATGGATGTCGTAGGTAAAAATGCTCAGACAAATGTATCATTCAAACCGATGCGGACACTTGCCTTTGATTACATGGATGCGTTTAAAAATCAAAAGAATTTAAAGCTTGAAGGAACAGGTGGAAAAGAAGCGGATGGCATTTATTACTGGCATCCGACTGATGATTCACTGGCCCAAACGAAAACCGCATTACGTTACTCGCTTGGTCTGGAGTAA
- a CDS encoding tyrosine-protein phosphatase translates to MVDLHCHLLPLVDDGPASVEQMLQLAEQAASEGITRIIATPHLFHPQFETEDVDVKLTVDELNVLLHQRNIPIVVYPGHEIRLTGDLIEEVQKSIALPLANSRYLLIEFPSTGIPSYARQMFAELISDGYVPVIAHPEKNKAIIQNPTLLFDLISNGAISQVTCASLIGKYGKDVQRFAVALLENGLAHLVASDAHHTEKRPFYWEQCRTYLEHELEDWLYEEIYENNEAVLLNQLVTINPPNPVEKNWKGQWV, encoded by the coding sequence ATGGTTGATCTTCATTGTCATCTATTACCGCTGGTCGACGATGGTCCGGCGAGTGTCGAGCAAATGTTACAGCTGGCAGAGCAGGCCGCGAGTGAAGGTATCACACGAATCATTGCGACACCTCACCTGTTCCATCCGCAGTTTGAGACGGAAGACGTCGATGTGAAACTGACCGTCGATGAACTAAACGTCTTACTCCATCAACGAAATATTCCGATTGTTGTTTACCCCGGGCATGAGATTCGTTTGACGGGGGATTTAATCGAAGAAGTTCAAAAGAGCATAGCGCTACCTCTCGCGAATTCCCGTTATTTACTGATTGAGTTTCCTTCGACCGGAATTCCGTCGTATGCACGACAAATGTTTGCCGAATTGATTTCAGATGGTTATGTTCCCGTCATCGCTCATCCGGAAAAAAACAAAGCGATCATTCAAAACCCGACATTGTTGTTTGATTTGATTTCAAACGGGGCAATCAGCCAAGTGACATGTGCCAGCCTGATCGGTAAGTACGGTAAAGATGTCCAACGTTTTGCCGTTGCGTTACTCGAAAACGGTTTGGCGCATCTTGTGGCATCAGACGCCCACCATACTGAAAAACGCCCGTTTTATTGGGAACAATGCCGGACATATCTAGAGCATGAATTAGAAGACTGGTTGTATGAAGAAATTTATGAAAATAATGAAGCAGTTCTTTTAAACCAACTCGTGACAATCAATCCTCCGAATCCGGTTGAAAAAAACTGGAAAGGTCAGTGGGTATAA
- a CDS encoding S8 family peptidase, with protein MKKWIAGLTVAGLLGTMIPTQIEAAGTGAKKLPTLDAKTKKAYIKGKFDSKGKALFYFDTKTYLTGGTHLKFAADETEAVTVYKSQSDYKRQLVYGRYDQVTDQSLVFPLSWSGRQYIEIEGKKNTAFVVPFKLERLQPLRESIGQSGTVAKSSSLVVKITGTSSQKQQLSEKTAAVKHETIDAGLGLVKFTYRTVMQALAAKRQFAKASGVAYVELDSSMHGLGGDVFKSYQWSLNNTGQRGGVKGADINFDAMKKRIAGKKQSTVLVAVIDTGINPTYADFAGRVRMDLGYDFVNRRQVAIDDHGHGSHVAGIIAANSNNTYGMSGINVKASIIPIKVLGEDNYGLNSDIAKGILHAVKQKAKVINISIGGGFSSRAIEDALAYAKKKGVLVIVASGNEGQSKLSYPARSQYAFSVGSTNRFDKRSSFSNYGKGLDLVAPGQDIPSYLSDGESAFWSGTSMAAPHVVGVASLLYSLKPTIKASEVEAILKKSAQDLGAKGYDPSYGYGRLDADRAVRLLK; from the coding sequence ATGAAAAAATGGATTGCAGGATTAACAGTAGCAGGTCTTCTCGGGACGATGATCCCGACTCAAATAGAAGCAGCAGGAACCGGTGCCAAAAAATTACCGACGCTGGACGCGAAAACAAAGAAAGCCTATATCAAAGGCAAGTTTGACAGTAAAGGAAAAGCATTATTTTATTTCGATACGAAAACCTACCTGACAGGCGGAACCCATCTGAAATTTGCTGCCGACGAGACAGAAGCCGTCACCGTTTATAAATCACAATCCGACTACAAACGACAACTGGTTTACGGACGATATGATCAAGTCACGGATCAGTCGCTCGTCTTCCCGCTCAGTTGGAGTGGTCGTCAATACATAGAAATCGAAGGGAAGAAAAATACAGCGTTTGTCGTGCCGTTTAAGCTTGAGCGGTTGCAGCCGCTTCGGGAATCGATTGGACAATCAGGTACGGTCGCGAAGTCGAGCAGTCTCGTCGTCAAGATAACAGGCACGAGCAGCCAGAAACAACAACTGTCGGAGAAGACGGCAGCCGTGAAGCACGAAACAATTGATGCCGGCCTCGGTCTCGTCAAGTTCACGTACCGGACGGTCATGCAGGCACTAGCAGCGAAACGGCAATTCGCGAAGGCGAGTGGTGTCGCGTACGTCGAGCTCGACAGCTCCATGCACGGACTCGGAGGCGATGTCTTCAAATCGTATCAGTGGTCACTGAACAATACAGGGCAACGCGGTGGCGTCAAAGGCGCCGATATCAACTTCGATGCGATGAAGAAACGGATTGCCGGGAAGAAACAATCGACGGTGCTCGTCGCGGTCATCGATACCGGCATCAATCCGACGTACGCGGACTTTGCCGGACGTGTCCGGATGGATCTTGGTTACGATTTCGTCAACCGCCGGCAAGTCGCGATTGATGATCATGGGCACGGCTCGCATGTCGCCGGTATCATTGCGGCGAACAGTAACAATACGTACGGTATGTCCGGTATTAATGTAAAGGCTTCGATCATTCCGATTAAAGTGCTCGGGGAAGACAACTACGGGTTGAACTCGGATATCGCGAAAGGCATTTTACATGCCGTCAAACAAAAAGCCAAAGTCATCAATATCAGTATCGGCGGTGGGTTCTCATCCCGGGCAATTGAAGACGCCCTCGCCTATGCGAAGAAAAAAGGGGTTCTCGTCATTGTCGCTTCCGGGAACGAAGGACAAAGTAAATTGTCGTATCCGGCCCGGTCCCAGTATGCGTTTTCGGTCGGATCGACGAACCGGTTCGATAAACGGTCGTCGTTCTCAAACTATGGCAAGGGACTGGATTTAGTCGCTCCGGGACAAGACATCCCGAGTTATCTCAGTGACGGTGAGTCCGCTTTTTGGAGTGGGACCTCGATGGCAGCTCCGCACGTCGTCGGTGTTGCGAGTCTCCTCTACAGTCTGAAGCCGACGATCAAAGCGTCGGAAGTGGAAGCAATCCTTAAGAAGTCGGCACAGGATCTTGGCGCAAAAGGATACGACCCGTCGTACGGATACGGGCGACTCGATGCGGATCGGGCAGTTCGATTACTGAAATGA
- a CDS encoding YveK family protein, whose protein sequence is MNETISLQELFSILRKSLWRILALTIVAAIITFAVSTFLIKPTYQAGTQILVTPKKQENDVIDASQVQSSVTLVNTYRVIIKSPAILEKVQAEVENAPTSINALNNMITVESEQNSQVINVSVQNTDAALASNVANSVASVFSEDITDLMNVDNVKVLSVSGIPTAPVSPNIILNTAIAAVVGFLLGVGLAFLREVLDRRIRTEEQVQQILDLPVLGSIPDIDSKVFKSSAKAAKREAAKQYG, encoded by the coding sequence ATGAATGAAACGATCAGCTTACAGGAATTATTTTCAATTTTGAGAAAATCGCTTTGGCGGATTCTCGCACTGACCATCGTCGCAGCCATCATCACATTTGCCGTCAGTACCTTTTTGATCAAACCGACATATCAAGCCGGTACGCAAATTTTGGTCACACCGAAAAAACAGGAAAACGATGTGATTGATGCTTCACAAGTCCAATCGTCCGTCACACTTGTCAATACATACCGCGTCATCATCAAGAGTCCGGCTATTCTCGAAAAGGTTCAGGCAGAAGTGGAAAATGCTCCCACTAGCATTAACGCCTTAAACAATATGATCACCGTTGAAAGTGAACAAAATTCGCAAGTCATCAACGTCTCCGTTCAGAATACGGATGCCGCTCTTGCGTCGAACGTCGCAAACTCGGTTGCGAGCGTGTTTAGTGAAGATATTACGGATCTGATGAATGTCGATAACGTCAAAGTGTTATCTGTTTCGGGCATTCCGACAGCTCCGGTCAGTCCAAACATCATTTTAAATACAGCCATCGCTGCAGTTGTTGGCTTCTTATTGGGAGTAGGTCTTGCCTTCTTACGTGAAGTGCTTGACCGCCGGATCCGGACAGAGGAGCAGGTTCAGCAAATTCTTGATCTGCCTGTTTTAGGAAGTATTCCGGATATCGACAGCAAAGTCTTTAAGTCATCAGCGAAAGCAGCAAAACGGGAGGCGGCAAAACAATATGGCTAA
- a CDS encoding CpsD/CapB family tyrosine-protein kinase, which translates to MAKKNKMNKDARNLITVTQPKSPIAEQYRTIRTNIEFMAVDKEIQVILVTSATQSEGKSTTSSNLAVAYAQQGKKVLIIDTDMRRPTVHYTFRVANGLGLSSLLTRQAELEKAIMPTKIENLSILTAGPIPPNPAELLSSKSMENLILKLREEYHVIILDAPPLLQVADSRITSKLTDGVVLVVSCMTSDRQRVLKAKEQLELAEAKILGVVLNRRELTDDSAYQYYYSYE; encoded by the coding sequence ATGGCTAAGAAAAATAAGATGAACAAAGATGCCCGTAATTTAATTACGGTCACTCAACCGAAGTCGCCGATTGCAGAACAATACCGGACCATCCGGACAAATATTGAATTCATGGCAGTGGATAAAGAGATTCAAGTCATACTCGTGACATCAGCCACACAAAGCGAAGGGAAATCGACAACGTCTTCTAATCTTGCCGTCGCATATGCGCAACAAGGGAAAAAGGTATTGATTATCGATACGGATATGCGCCGTCCGACCGTGCATTATACGTTCCGTGTCGCAAACGGTCTTGGTCTATCCAGTTTATTAACGCGGCAAGCGGAACTTGAAAAAGCAATCATGCCGACAAAAATCGAAAATTTATCGATCCTGACCGCAGGACCAATCCCACCGAACCCGGCTGAATTGTTATCATCCAAATCAATGGAAAACCTCATTTTAAAATTACGGGAAGAGTACCATGTCATCATCTTGGACGCACCCCCGCTACTTCAAGTCGCGGACAGCCGGATTACGTCTAAATTGACGGACGGAGTCGTCCTGGTCGTCAGCTGTATGACATCGGATCGTCAACGTGTCCTTAAAGCAAAAGAACAACTCGAACTGGCAGAAGCGAAGATTCTCGGTGTCGTCTTGAACCGCCGGGAGCTGACGGATGATTCAGCTTATCAATACTATTATTCCTATGAATAA